From a region of the Hemitrygon akajei chromosome 16, sHemAka1.3, whole genome shotgun sequence genome:
- the kank3 gene encoding KN motif and ankyrin repeat domain-containing protein 3 isoform X2 produces MEQPARMNLSIPDLGSRTAYNELDDSERSPYAVETPYGFQLDLDFLKYVDDIQSGNTLKKVSIHRKPKIRPSTSTSGWTSTESLSSSTSEDVKALPTTPKFRTHTVAYEINDPVANQPSNATSPPPVSSLLPPPSPRSSLRNIRVEKTLLETSRRLQQEQLSAEDLPRCGLSSTGSKSGINSHCQSQSSPSAQKNTTVGNGDVNPVSNPSFTGFFRFSPVNSGRSSPVTGITPAHLQHIREQMAAGLRRLKELEEQVKVIPCLERKLTAVNEEKRQLAAELKKRKGCTPSEALLLRQRSYSTGNVAQYQPDVKTVVDLHIDLAGDNNEKRSSKIKELRRLTEKLTLVDRNKTCSKVSSLATSPTAPNKNVLLKSVGAGEEIDMNDVVFYYKSERPTEEAAVGTEVEVTHVGVGVVETMLGLTTEAQEEIEFLQEIIESQKANISMIEAELEEATNELNNLKLNAPLVSCKKTVDASVMVQPHMVNVSMEAKIPVVSRAAGDHLEIADACVDFAPQMSSVGVSCCLRVHDVSVGLDSPITQADVADPYLVESLDVHSQCTTGFRREGANEIPEGDMKMNAIELVTSGSSKTVECSPTIEIKGYDTRFKDGVTRVNLSKDTVQEKRVAVKLCSTSLQVVCERKTNCQEGEEKPLEPQHTVSPTKGVLKSIMKKKDGSGNTEPTTSKKNLQFVGLLNGEYETSSSEESSGEEGSVDRVIVNSSDSELGNCSDTSDEDGIAPLKDSDSGNSESAEQHRHRSGKELPEQSKEREAKRICEEEVKEKFELSSKMREVCLILKNHFNDPCPVKSKEVMSSLNALQQEWFRISSQKSASPQTVADYLMGFAEMSPAILTHVVNLSDANGNTALHYCVSHSNFQIVRLLLDTGVCNVDWQNKAGYTAIMLAALAAMETEAEMKVVKQLFSLGNVNAKASQVNNNGGRADCLNAGCKSRPY; encoded by the exons ATGGAGCAGCCTGCGCGAATGAATCTCAGCATACCGG ATCTGGGAAGCCGTACAGCCTATAATGAGTTGGATGACAGTGAGAGGAGCCCGTATGCTGTTGAAACACCATATGGGTTCCAGTTGGATCTGGATTTCCTGAaatatgttgatgacatccagaGTGGAAACACCCTAAAGAAAGTGAGCATTCATCGCAAACCAAAGATAAGGCCATCAACGAGCACTAGTGGATGGACCTCCACAGAATCACTGTCCTCCTCGACCAGTGAGGACGTTAAAGCTTTGCCAACAACACCAAAGTTTAGAACTCACACAGTTGCTTATGAAATAAATGATCCTGTGGCAAATCAGCCCTCAAATGCCACGTCACCACCACCAGTCAGTAGTCTTCTTCCACCCCCTTCTCCAAGGTCTTCACTGAGGAACATTCGAGTGGAAAAGACTTTGCTAGAGACTAGTCGAAGGCTTCAGCAGGAACAATTGTCCGCTGAGGATTTACCGAGGTGTGGACTATCAAGCACTGGATCCAAGTCAGGCATAAATTCGCACTGTCAAAGCCAAAGCTCCCCATCGGCTCAAAAAAACACTACTGTAGGAAATGGTGACGTTAACCCAGTGTCGAATCCTTCATTCACTGGCTTCTTCAGGTTTAGCCCCGTGAACTCCGGGAGGAGCTCGCCGGTCACAGGCATCACACCAGCTCACCTTCAGCACATCCGGGAGCAGATGGCAGCTGGCTTGAGGAGGCTGAAGGAGCTCGAGGAACAAGTGAAGGTGATTCCTTGCCTGGAGAGGAAGCTGACTGCAGTGAATGAGGAGAAGCGGCAGCTTGCGGCAGAgctgaaaaaaagaaaaggctgTACTCCATCTGAAGCATTGCTCCTTCGCCAGCGGTCGTACAGCACAGGGAACGTGGCTCAGTACCAGCCAGATGTCAAGACAGTGGTGGACCTTCATATTGACTTAGCTGGcgacaacaatgagaagaggtccaGTAAAATTAAAGAACTTAGGCGACTAACAGAGAAATTGACGCTTGTTGATAGGAACAAAACGTGCTCTAAAGTCTCTTCTCTGGCAACGTCTCCAACTGCCCCAAACAAAAATGTGCTGTTGAAGTCCGTGGGTGCAGGGGAAGAAATAGACATGAATGACGTTGTTTTCTACTACAAGTCAGAGAGGCCGACCGAAGAGGCAGCAGTCGGGACGGAGGTGGAGGTGACGCATGTTGGCGTTGGAGTTGTTGAGACAATGTTGGGCTTGACGACGGAGGCGCAGGAGGAAATTGAATTTCTACAAGAAATTATTGAGAGCCAGAAAGCCAACATCTCGATGATTGAAGCAGAGTTGGAGGAGGCAACTAATGAACTAAACAACCTAAAGCTAAATGCACCTCTAGTCTCCTGCAAGAAGACTGTTGATGCCAGTGTGATGGTGCAGCCACACATGGTCAATGTCAGCATGGAAGCAAAGATTCCAGTCGTGAGTCGAGCAGCCGGCGACCACTTGGAGATTGCAGATGCTTGTGTGGACTTTGCACCGCAGATGTCTAGTGTAGGAGTCAGCTGCTGCTTACGAGTACACGACGTCTCTGTGGGTCTGGATAGTCCAATTACACAAGCGGACGTGGCTGATCCATATCTTGTGGAGAGTTTGGATGTTCATAGTCAATGTACAACTGGATTTAGACGGGAAGGGGCCAATGAAATACCCGAAGGTGACATGAAGATGAATGCTATTGAACTGGTTACAAGTGGCAGCAGTAAAACAGTAGAGTGCAGTCCAACTATAGAAATAAAAGGTTATGACACCAGATTTAAGGACGGAGTGACTAGAGTGAACTTATCAAAAGACACGGTCCAAGAGAAACGTGTCGCAGTAAAACTCTGCAGCACATCTTTGCAGGTTGTGTGTGAGAGGAAAACAAATTGTCAAGAAGGTGAGGAAAAGCCCCTGGAACCACAGCACACAGTCAGCCCCACCAAAG GGGTTCTGAAGTCAATCATGAAAAAGAAGGATGGATCAGGCAACACTGAGCCAACTACGAGCAAAAAAAACCTACAGTTTGTAGGTCTTTTGAATGGAGA ATATGAAACAAGTTCAAGTGAGGAAtcgagtggtgaggagggctccGTTGACAGGGTGATTGTAAACAGTTCAGACAGCGAGTTGGGGAACTGCAGTGACACTTCGGATGAGGATGGCATCGCACCCCTGAAAGACAGCGACAGCGGCAACAGTGAGAGCGCTGAGCAACACAGGCACCGGTCcgggaaggagctgccagagcagAGCAAAGAGAGGGAAGCGAAGAGAATCTGTGAAGAGGAAGTCAAGGAGAA ATTTGAGTTGAGTTCAAAAATGCGGGAAGTCTGCCTGATTCTGAAAAATCATTTCAATGACCCGTGCCCGGTGAAGAGCAAGGAAGTG ATGTCCAGTCTCAATGCCCTCCAGCAGGAGTGGTTCCGGATCTCCAGCCAGAAATCTGCCTCACCCCAGACCGTCGCAGACTATCTGATGGGATTCGCCGAGATGTCACCGGCAATCCTCACGCACGTTGTCAACCTCTCTGATGCGAATGGCAACACGGCCCTGCACTACTGCGTTTCTCATTCCAACTTCCAGATCGTCCGGCTCCTGTTGGACACCG